One window of Chryseobacterium indologenes genomic DNA carries:
- a CDS encoding glycoside hydrolase family 30 protein, producing MRKLIVSCFVVGVVINVNAQNYWKKNAGKTAKVILTNSKADEKMADKGAVKFEQFGQPKETEACIFVAPNFKYQKLIGIGGAITDASAETFYKMPKNKQKEILDAYFGKNGLGYTVVRTNMNSCDFSSDSYTYVEDNDTSLKTFNVAHDEKYKIPMIKEAQKAIGNNFTFYFSPWSPPAWMKSNKSLYKGGRLENEYYQTWADYYIKFIKEYEKRGINIWGLTVQNEPMATQSWESCIYTAEEEGEFLKKNLGPTLWKNGYKDKKVMIWDHNRDLIYQRATTTLSDPETSKYASGIGYHWYETWNNKTQLFDNLAETHRAFPDKFLAFTEGCKEQFSMDKIYNVSLGELYSKNMLNDFNKGNALWTDWNILLDETGGPNHKGNFCFAPIIADTKTGEVFYTYEYYYIGHVSKYIKPNAQRIGSSSNRAALTSSAFMNENGQLVTVIMNDSDNDIETNLWIEGMAAKLNAPAHSIQTVIL from the coding sequence TCCTTACCAATTCGAAGGCGGATGAGAAGATGGCGGATAAAGGAGCCGTTAAATTTGAACAATTTGGTCAGCCCAAGGAAACGGAAGCCTGTATTTTCGTAGCTCCCAACTTTAAATATCAGAAACTGATAGGAATTGGCGGTGCCATCACAGATGCATCAGCAGAAACTTTTTATAAAATGCCAAAGAACAAGCAGAAGGAAATTCTGGATGCTTATTTTGGAAAAAACGGATTGGGTTACACTGTTGTTCGTACCAATATGAACTCCTGTGACTTTTCCAGTGATTCTTACACGTATGTAGAGGATAATGATACCTCACTGAAAACGTTCAATGTTGCTCATGATGAGAAGTATAAAATTCCGATGATCAAAGAAGCTCAGAAAGCGATCGGGAATAATTTTACCTTCTATTTCTCTCCGTGGAGCCCGCCAGCTTGGATGAAATCAAATAAAAGTTTGTACAAAGGAGGAAGATTAGAAAATGAGTACTATCAGACGTGGGCCGATTACTATATCAAATTCATTAAAGAATACGAAAAAAGAGGAATCAATATCTGGGGACTGACCGTTCAAAACGAACCAATGGCCACTCAAAGCTGGGAATCATGCATCTACACCGCTGAAGAAGAAGGAGAATTCCTGAAAAAGAATCTTGGACCCACCCTTTGGAAAAACGGATATAAAGATAAAAAAGTAATGATCTGGGATCACAACAGAGACCTCATCTATCAAAGAGCCACTACTACATTAAGCGATCCTGAAACTTCAAAATACGCCAGCGGTATCGGGTATCACTGGTATGAAACATGGAATAATAAAACCCAGCTTTTTGACAATTTAGCAGAAACGCACAGAGCTTTTCCGGATAAATTCTTAGCGTTCACGGAAGGTTGCAAAGAACAGTTCAGTATGGATAAGATCTATAATGTAAGCCTGGGTGAGCTTTACAGTAAAAATATGCTGAACGATTTCAACAAAGGAAATGCATTATGGACTGACTGGAATATTCTATTGGATGAAACCGGAGGACCTAATCATAAAGGGAACTTCTGTTTTGCCCCGATTATTGCAGACACGAAAACAGGAGAGGTGTTCTATACCTATGAATACTATTATATAGGCCACGTTTCAAAATACATCAAACCCAATGCTCAAAGAATCGGAAGTTCTTCCAACAGAGCTGCGCTGACATCTTCCGCTTTTATGAATGAAAACGGACAATTGGTAACTGTTATCATGAACGATTCAGACAATGATATTGAAACGAATCTATGGATAGAAGGAATGGCTGCCAAACTGAATGCTCCTGCACACTCTATACAGACTGTAATTTTATAG
- a CDS encoding enoyl-ACP reductase FabI yields MSYGLLKGKKGIIFGALNEQSIAWKVAERCHEEGAEFILSNAPIALRMGELNGLAEKTGSEVIGADATSIEDLEKLFDAAVAKFGKIDFILHSIGMSINVRKGKHYTEMNYDWLEKGWDISAVSFHKVMRVAWEKDCMNEWGSILALTYIAAQRTFPDYNDMSDNKAYLESIARTFGNYWGERKVRVNTVSQSPTMTTAGSGVKGFGGFLGYAEDMSPLGNATALECADYCVTLFSDLTKKVTMQNLFHDGGFSSSGVTQKVISKYDTE; encoded by the coding sequence ATGTCATACGGTTTACTTAAAGGCAAAAAGGGAATTATTTTTGGAGCCCTTAATGAACAATCTATCGCATGGAAAGTTGCTGAAAGATGCCATGAGGAAGGTGCTGAATTTATCTTATCCAATGCTCCTATTGCTTTAAGAATGGGAGAGCTTAATGGTTTAGCAGAAAAAACAGGTTCTGAAGTAATAGGCGCTGATGCTACTTCTATAGAAGATCTTGAAAAACTTTTTGATGCCGCTGTTGCAAAATTTGGAAAAATCGACTTTATCCTTCACTCTATCGGAATGTCTATCAACGTAAGAAAAGGAAAACATTATACAGAAATGAACTACGATTGGTTGGAAAAAGGTTGGGATATCTCCGCTGTTTCTTTCCATAAAGTAATGCGTGTAGCTTGGGAAAAAGATTGTATGAACGAATGGGGAAGCATCCTGGCGCTTACTTATATTGCGGCTCAAAGAACATTCCCGGATTATAATGATATGTCTGATAACAAAGCTTATCTTGAAAGCATTGCAAGAACTTTCGGAAACTACTGGGGTGAAAGAAAAGTACGTGTAAATACCGTTTCTCAGTCTCCTACAATGACTACTGCCGGTAGCGGTGTGAAAGGTTTCGGAGGATTCCTTGGATATGCAGAAGATATGTCTCCACTAGGAAATGCTACTGCTCTTGAATGTGCGGACTACTGTGTTACCCTTTTCTCTGATCTTACGAAGAAAGTAACAATGCAGAACCTTTTCCATGATGGTGGTTTCAGCAGTTCGGGGGTTACTCAGAAAGTAATCAGTAAGTATGATACTGAATAA
- a CDS encoding DNA-3-methyladenine glycosylase I: protein MEKIRCGWCEKDDLYRKYHDEEWGRPVYDDETIFEFLILESFQAGLSWYTILSKRENFRKAFDHFDYKKVAAYSEKKIEELMNNPGIIRNRLKILSVITNAQRFMEIQKEFGSFSNYIWNFTGGKPIDNSPQTLADVPATTEISDLISKELKKRGFKFVGSTVIYAHMQATGMVNDHIKDCFTRK, encoded by the coding sequence ATGGAAAAAATACGGTGTGGATGGTGCGAAAAAGATGATCTCTACAGAAAGTATCATGACGAAGAGTGGGGAAGACCTGTATATGATGATGAAACAATATTTGAATTCCTTATTCTTGAAAGCTTTCAGGCCGGACTGAGCTGGTATACTATTTTGTCTAAAAGAGAGAATTTCAGGAAAGCTTTTGATCATTTTGATTATAAAAAAGTAGCCGCTTATTCGGAAAAAAAGATCGAAGAATTAATGAATAACCCCGGGATTATCAGAAACAGGCTTAAAATTCTGTCAGTAATTACCAATGCTCAGCGATTCATGGAAATTCAGAAAGAATTCGGGAGTTTTTCTAATTATATCTGGAACTTTACAGGCGGAAAACCCATTGATAACAGTCCTCAGACTTTAGCTGATGTTCCTGCCACAACAGAAATTTCCGATCTTATATCCAAAGAACTTAAAAAAAGAGGATTTAAATTCGTAGGTTCTACAGTAATTTATGCCCATATGCAAGCTACCGGAATGGTAAATGACCACATAAAGGACTGCTTTACCAGAAAATAA